The genomic interval AGCTGCCCGAACTCGACGTGCAGACCATCCCGCACGCGGTGCGCCACGCGGCGATCTTCGGCGCGATCGAGTCGCTGCGCCCTGGTGGCGGCATGGTGATCTCGGCGACCCACGACCCGGTTCCGCTGCTGACGCAGCTGGCCGCCAAGCACGGCGCCGCGTACAACACCCGCTACCTCGACGAGGGGCCCGAGCGCTGGCGCATCCTGGTGCGCAACGCGGCCTGAGCCTGCCGGGTTCGCCCCCAAGAATCCAGGACGATTGCAAGTCAACAGGATGATTCGGCCGATTTCACCCGTTGAAATCGCCATCGCCCTGTGAAGTTGCGGCGCCGTCGAGTACGTTGTGGCCATGAGTCGCACGTGGTCGGCGGCGCTGCTTGTGAGCGCAGTGGTTACGGCCAGCGTCCTGGCCGGTTGCAGCGCCGGAGTGCCGTCGGACGGTCCCGTAGCGGTGTATCCGAAGCCGGATGCTGGGATGGATGCCCTGCTCGAGGGCATCCTGCAGACCGAGGGCGGCTGTGTCGCTGTGGCAACGCCGGACGGCACGGTGATCGTGCCGCAGTTCCCGTCCGGCGACGCCGCCTGGTCGGACGGTGCGCTCACGTGGCGCGGCGCCGACTATCGTGACGGCGATCGGATCGCGATCGGCGGCGGGGTGGGCGCTGCCGGCGGCACGGACGACGGCTACATGCCCCAGGCGTGCCAGGCGTATGAGTCGTGGGTGGTTTCACCGTACTGAGGGGCTTCGGCCCGGCAGGAACACAGGACGACTGCAAGTTCACAGGATGATCCGGCCGGTTTCAGCCTATGGAACTGGATTCGTCCTGTGAAGTTGCGGGCGCGACGAGTCCGGAAACCACTGAAGGCCCCCGCACAGCGGAGGCCTTCAGATTTGGTGGCAAGTGAGGGATTCGAACCCCCGAATGCGATGCAGGCTGATTTACAGTCAGCTCCCTTTGGCCACTTGGGTAACTTGCCAATGCACACCCGTCCGGCTTGTACAGCCAACCGGGGGCGCGAGAATCAAGCATACCCGCCCGCGGCGGTCGCAAGAAATCGAGGGCTCAGCTGCCGTAACCGCCGCGATCCGCGTCGGTCAGCGACTCCGGAGTGCGCAGCAGACCGCCCTCTGCGCGCACGGTCGCCGCGGCGATCCGCATGGCCTTATCCAGCAGCTCCTGCCAGCCGGCATCCGACTCCGGCATCCCATCCGACAGTCCAGCGGCGACAGCCGCGAGCGTCGCGTCGCCCGCTCCGACCGTGTCGACGATCGCCCCGGGCAAGCTTGCGATCGGGGCTGTGAAGACACCGGCGTCCGACTGCAGCACCGCACCGGCCGACCCCGCCGTCGCGAGCACCGCACCCGCCCCGAGGTCGCGCAGACGCGCGCGCAGCGCATCGAGGTTGCCGTCGTACAGCAGCTCGACATCGTCCGCGCCGACCTTCACCAGATCGGCGCGCGCCGCCAGCCGCTCGAATCCCCGGACGAACTCCGCGCGGTCGCTGAGCATCCCCGCGCGCGGGTTCGGATCGACGGCGACGCGGGCTTCGCCGATCGCATCGATCAGCGCATCCGCCTCTGCAGGAACATCGAAAGGGAAGCAGCTGATCGCGACGACGCCGGCCGCCGCGATCGCAGCGCGCGCGTCGTCGCCGTATCGGATGCTGCGCCGCTGAGCCGCGTCGTTGAAGACGTACTGGGGCTCACCGCCTGCTGTCCACGTGACGACCGCACGAGATGACCCGTGCGGGGCGGGACTGGAGACGAGCGTCACGTCGTGATCGCGCAGATACTCGCGGATGTGCTCGCCTGGTTCGTCGTCTCCGACCATCGCGATCAGCGTCGTCGGGATGCCGAGGCGGCGCAGCCCCACGGCCACATTCAGAGCGGCTCCCCCGACGAGTTCGCGTACGCCGGCAGCATCCCTGATCTCATCGATCAGCGCATCGCCGATCACCACCGCTCCGCGACCGCCACCCGGCCCGCCAGCACTCAACCCATCCACGCTCATCCCGTGAGACTATCGCGGCGCGGCGGGCGCGGCCGCGCCCGCCACGGATCTAGCCTGTGGCCATGACGACCAGCGGCGGCAAGGTCAGAGCGGGAGCGGTCATCACGGTGCGCGTCGCCGCTCTCGCGGCCTTGACGGCATGCGGGACCACCGGCGACAACGGCGCCGCGCCCGGCGGGAGCCCAGCGCCGACAGCATCCGCCACTTCCACGGATCCGGACGCGAGCCCCTCCCCCACGGCGACCCCGACGGCGGCGCCGGTCGCGCTGCCCACCGACTGCAAGGCGATCCTCTCGACAGAGGTGCTCGCCGAGCTGAAGGGCGTGCCGCTGAATGACCCGGCCTTCGGCCCCAGCGGCGCGCAGTCCGACGGATCGCTGGTGTGCATCTGGGGCGACCCTGGCGCTGACACGACTGGGCTGACGACGGCCATCGGCACGATGCGGCGCGGACCCGCCCTCGAGATGCTCAACGCGCTCGTCACCGACGAGGGCTTCACCTGCTACACGCCGGGCGGCGGCACGCGGTGCGAGAGGACATGGAAGAACGCGACGTACCCCGTGACCGACGGGCGCACGCTGTTCTGGCGTGACGATGTGCTGGTCGATACGCGCTATTCGAATCTGGCTCCCGCCGGCTACACCTCGGCGATCATCGCTTCGCTCTGGGACTGACCCCGGCCGCGCGCTCGCGCTGGAGTGCCAAATGGTCGGCATCCACCCCTCGACGCGACCATTCGCGACGCCGACGCGGGTCGTATGAGGTGCGGGAGAAAGGGAAAGGCCCCGGGCCTCCCTGTGAAGGGAGAACCCGGGGCCTCTACTCAGATCGCTCAGTTATAAGTACCGGGCGTGATGTCGTCCGTCGAGAACGCGTCGAAGTCGACGTAGCCGAAGTCGCCTTCGGCGTACGCACCGTCGGATGCGAAGATCCGGTTCGGGTAGCGCTCGCTCTTGGCCTCTTCGGTCGCCTCGACCGTGATGTCGCGGTAGCGACGCAGGCCGGTGCCGGCGGGGATGAGCTTGCCGATGATGACGTTCTCCTTGAGACCGATCAGCGGGTCGCTCTTGCCCTCCATGGCGGCCTGCGTGAGCACGCGGGTCGTCTCCTGGAACGATGCGGCCGACAGCCACGACTCGGTCGCGAGCGACGCCTTCGTGATACCCATCAGCTCGGGACGGCCGGACGCCGGACGCTTGCCCTCAGAAACAGCCTCGCGGTTGATCATCTGGTAGCGCTTCAGGTCGACCATCTCACCCGGAAGCAGCGTCGTGTCAGCGTGGTCGACCACGGTGACCTTCCGCAGCATCTGGCGCACGATGACCTCGATGTGCTTGTCGTGGATCGGCACACCCTGCGAGCGGTAGACACCCTGCACGCCGTTGACGAGGTAACGCTGCACCTCGCGGGCGCCCATGACGCGCATGACCTCCTTGGGGTCGAGCGTGCCGACCAGGAGCGGCTGACCGACGGTGACGTGCTGGCCGTCCTCGACGAGAAGCGTTGCACGCTTCAGCACCGGGTAGACCACCTCTTCGTCACCGTTGTCGGGCGTCAGGATGACCTTCTTGCCCTTCTCGTTCTCGTCGATCGTGATGCGGCCATCGGCCTCGGCGATCGGCGAAGCCGCCTTCGGGGTACGAGCCTCGAACAGCTCCTGCACACGGGGAAGACCCTGGGTGATGTCATCCGCCGACGCCGAACCACCCGTGTGGAAGGTACGCATCGTCAGCTGGGTTCCGGGCTCACCGATCGACTGTGCGGCGATGATGCCGACGGCTTCTCCGATGTCCACGGTCTTGCCGGTTGCGAGCGAACGGCCGTAGCACTGCGCGCAGACGCCGACTGCCGAGTCACAGGTCAGCACCGAGCGCACCTTGATGCTCTCGACGCCGGCCGCGACCAGCTTGTCGATGAGAACGTCTCCGACGTCCTCACCGGCGGTTGCGACGACCTCACCGGCGGCGTTGACCGCTTCGGATGCCAGGGTGCGAGCGAACACCGAGTTCTCGACGTTCGGGTCGCGCACCAGCTCGCCCTGCGAGTTCGGAGCGGCGATAGGGAGCTCGAGGCCCTTCGACGTGCCACAGTCCTGCTCGCGGATGATGACGTCCTGCGAGACATCCACCAGACGACGGGTCAGGTAACCCGAGTCGGCGGTACGCAGAGCGGTGTCGGCCAGACCCTTACGGGTACCGTGCGTCGCGATGAAGTATTCCGCCACCGACAGACCCTCGCGGTACGAGGAGATGATCGGACGGGGGATGATCTCACCCTTGGGGTTGTTCACCAGACCACGCATACCCGCGATGTTGCGGATCTGCAGCCAGTTACCACGAGCACCAGAGGTCACCATGCGGTTGATGGTGTTGTCCTCCGGGAAGTGGGCCTTCATCGCGGCCTGGACCTCGTCGGTCGCCTCGGTCCAGATCTTGATGAGCTCCTGACGGCGCTCAGCATCGGTGGTCAGACCCTTGTCGTACTGCGACTGGACCTTCGCGGCCTGCTTCTCGTAGCCGGCGACGATCTCGGCCTTGTTCGGCGGGGTGAGGATGTCGCTCAGTGCGACGGTGACGCCCGAGCGGGTCGCCCAGTGGAAACCGGCATCCTTGATGCGGTCCAGCGTGGCGGCCGTCTCGACCTTGGGGTACTCCTCAGCCAGCTTGTTCACGATCTGCGACAGCTTGCCCTTGTCAGCCTGTCCGCGGACGAACGGGTAGCCCTTGGGCAGCGCGCCGTTGAAGATCGCCTGACCGAGCGACGCGTCGACGAGACCGTGACGCTCGTAGCCCTCGGGAGCCTCGCCCTCAAGGAACGTGAGGCCGGGGATGCGGATGCGGACCTTGGCCTGCAGGTCGAGGGTGCCCTCGTCCTTCGCCAGGATCGCCTCGGAGACCGAGCCGAACGCACGACCCTCACCTGCGGCGCCCTCCTTGACCGTCGTCAGGTGGTGCAGACCGATGATCATGTCCTGCGAGGGCAGGGTCACCGGGCGGCCGTCCGACGGCTTCAGGATGTTGTTCGATGCGAGCATCAGCACGCGGGCCTCGGCCTGAGCCTCGACCGACAGCGGCAGGTGCACAGCCATCTGGTCACCGTCGAAGTCTGCGTTGAACGCGGCGCAGACGAGCGGGTGCAGCTGGATGGCCTTGCCCTCGACGAGCTGCGGCTCGAACGCCTGGATGCCGAGGCGGTGCAGAGTAGGTGCACGGTTCAGCAGCACGGGGCGCTCGCGGATGATCTCCTCGAGCACGTCCCAGACCTCGCCACGGGTGCGCTCGACAGCGCGCTTGGCAGCCTTGATGTTCTGCGAGTGACCGAGGTCGATCAGGCGCTTGATCACGAACGGCTTGAACAGCTCCAGAGCCATCTGCTTGGGCAGACCGCACTGGTGCAGCTTCAGCTGCGGGCCGACCACGATGACCGAACGGCCCGAGTAGTCCACGCGCTTGCCGAGCAGGTTCTGACGGAAACGACCCTGCTTGCCCTTCAGCATGTCGCTGAGGGACTTCAGAGCACGGTTTCCGGTACCGGTGACGGGGCGACCGCGACGGCCGTTGTCGAACAGTGCGTCGACGGCCTCCTGCAGCATCCGCTTCTCGTTGTTGACGATGATCTCGGGGGCTCCGAGGTCGATCAGACGACGCAGACGGTTGTTGCGGTTGATGACGCGGCGGTACAGGTCGTTCAGGTCGGACGTCGCGAAGCGACCACCGTCGAGCTGCACCATCGGGCGCAGCTCCGGCGGGATCACCGGAACGACGTCGAGAACCATGGCGGCCGGGCTCATGCCGGTCTCCAGGAACGAGCTGACGACCTTCAGGCGCTTGATCGCGCGGATCTTGCGCTGGCCCTTGCCCTCGGCGATCTGCAGGCGCAGGTTCTCGGCCTCGAGCTTGAGGTCGAAGGTCTCCAGGCGGCGCTTGATCGCCTCGGCACCCATGTGGGCCTCGAAGTACTGACCGAAGCGGTCCTGCAGCTCGTGGAAGACGTCGTCCTCGGGGCGCAGGGCGCCCACATCGAGGGTGCGGAAGTCCTCCCACACGCGCTCGAGCTTGGCGATGGCCTCGTCGGCACCCTTGCGGGTGAGAGTCATCTCCTTCTCGGCGGCGTCCTTGACCTTCTTCTTGGCGTCGGCCTTGGCACCCTCTGCCTCCAGGGCAGCGAGCTCCTCCTCCAGCTTGGCCATGCGCTCCGCGATCTTCGCGTCGCGACGGTCGCCGAGCGTCTTCAGCTCGAGCCGGATGTTGTTCTCCTGCGTGGCGAGGTCGCGGTGGCGAGCATCCTCGTCGACCGAGATCACCATGTACGCGGCGAAGTAGATGACCTTCTCGAGGTCCTTCGGCGCCATGTCCAGCAGGTAGCCGAGGCGCGAGGGAACACCCTTGAAGTACCAGATGTGCGTCACGGGAGCGGCGAGCTCGATGTGACCCATGCGCTCACGACGGACGGAGCTCTTGGTGACCTCCACGCCGCAGCGCTCGCAGACGATGCCCTTGAAGCGGACACGCTTGTACTTGCCACAGGCGCACTCCCAGTCGCGGGAGGGGCCGAAGATCTGCTCGCCGAAGAGCCCGTCCTTCTCGGGCTTCAGCGTGCGGTAGTTGATCGTCTCAGGCTTCTTGACCTCACCGTAGGACCATCCGCGGATGTCATCTGCGGTGGCCAGGCCGATTCGAAGCTCATCGAAAGTAGTTGCGTCGAGCACTAGTTCTCCTGTTTAGAAAATCTGTAGCTAATCGAAAGGGCCGGATCAGATCTCGTCGATCGATGCGGCTTCGAAGCGGCTGGAGATGTTGATGCCGAGCTCTTCCGCTGCGCGGAAGGCCTCGTCGTCGGTGTCTCGCAGGTTGACGGGAGTGCCATCTGCC from Microbacterium sp. H1-D42 carries:
- a CDS encoding DUF2249 domain-containing protein, translated to MGNIEIHRSRSEAHNQTTGGGSCACGGHDEELPELDVQTIPHAVRHAAIFGAIESLRPGGGMVISATHDPVPLLTQLAAKHGAAYNTRYLDEGPERWRILVRNAA
- a CDS encoding PfkB family carbohydrate kinase; translated protein: MSVDGLSAGGPGGGRGAVVIGDALIDEIRDAAGVRELVGGAALNVAVGLRRLGIPTTLIAMVGDDEPGEHIREYLRDHDVTLVSSPAPHGSSRAVVTWTAGGEPQYVFNDAAQRRSIRYGDDARAAIAAAGVVAISCFPFDVPAEADALIDAIGEARVAVDPNPRAGMLSDRAEFVRGFERLAARADLVKVGADDVELLYDGNLDALRARLRDLGAGAVLATAGSAGAVLQSDAGVFTAPIASLPGAIVDTVGAGDATLAAVAAGLSDGMPESDAGWQELLDKAMRIAAATVRAEGGLLRTPESLTDADRGGYGS
- a CDS encoding DUF3558 domain-containing protein translates to MTTSGGKVRAGAVITVRVAALAALTACGTTGDNGAAPGGSPAPTASATSTDPDASPSPTATPTAAPVALPTDCKAILSTEVLAELKGVPLNDPAFGPSGAQSDGSLVCIWGDPGADTTGLTTAIGTMRRGPALEMLNALVTDEGFTCYTPGGGTRCERTWKNATYPVTDGRTLFWRDDVLVDTRYSNLAPAGYTSAIIASLWD
- the rpoC gene encoding DNA-directed RNA polymerase subunit beta', producing MLDATTFDELRIGLATADDIRGWSYGEVKKPETINYRTLKPEKDGLFGEQIFGPSRDWECACGKYKRVRFKGIVCERCGVEVTKSSVRRERMGHIELAAPVTHIWYFKGVPSRLGYLLDMAPKDLEKVIYFAAYMVISVDEDARHRDLATQENNIRLELKTLGDRRDAKIAERMAKLEEELAALEAEGAKADAKKKVKDAAEKEMTLTRKGADEAIAKLERVWEDFRTLDVGALRPEDDVFHELQDRFGQYFEAHMGAEAIKRRLETFDLKLEAENLRLQIAEGKGQRKIRAIKRLKVVSSFLETGMSPAAMVLDVVPVIPPELRPMVQLDGGRFATSDLNDLYRRVINRNNRLRRLIDLGAPEIIVNNEKRMLQEAVDALFDNGRRGRPVTGTGNRALKSLSDMLKGKQGRFRQNLLGKRVDYSGRSVIVVGPQLKLHQCGLPKQMALELFKPFVIKRLIDLGHSQNIKAAKRAVERTRGEVWDVLEEIIRERPVLLNRAPTLHRLGIQAFEPQLVEGKAIQLHPLVCAAFNADFDGDQMAVHLPLSVEAQAEARVLMLASNNILKPSDGRPVTLPSQDMIIGLHHLTTVKEGAAGEGRAFGSVSEAILAKDEGTLDLQAKVRIRIPGLTFLEGEAPEGYERHGLVDASLGQAIFNGALPKGYPFVRGQADKGKLSQIVNKLAEEYPKVETAATLDRIKDAGFHWATRSGVTVALSDILTPPNKAEIVAGYEKQAAKVQSQYDKGLTTDAERRQELIKIWTEATDEVQAAMKAHFPEDNTINRMVTSGARGNWLQIRNIAGMRGLVNNPKGEIIPRPIISSYREGLSVAEYFIATHGTRKGLADTALRTADSGYLTRRLVDVSQDVIIREQDCGTSKGLELPIAAPNSQGELVRDPNVENSVFARTLASEAVNAAGEVVATAGEDVGDVLIDKLVAAGVESIKVRSVLTCDSAVGVCAQCYGRSLATGKTVDIGEAVGIIAAQSIGEPGTQLTMRTFHTGGSASADDITQGLPRVQELFEARTPKAASPIAEADGRITIDENEKGKKVILTPDNGDEEVVYPVLKRATLLVEDGQHVTVGQPLLVGTLDPKEVMRVMGAREVQRYLVNGVQGVYRSQGVPIHDKHIEVIVRQMLRKVTVVDHADTTLLPGEMVDLKRYQMINREAVSEGKRPASGRPELMGITKASLATESWLSAASFQETTRVLTQAAMEGKSDPLIGLKENVIIGKLIPAGTGLRRYRDITVEATEEAKSERYPNRIFASDGAYAEGDFGYVDFDAFSTDDITPGTYN